GTCAGCGGCTTCTTCCACCACTTCGTCATGGACCGCCCCGCCAACGTCCTGGATTTCGGCATGTCCAACGTCATCTTCAGCTTCGCCATGGGGCTGCTCATCGCCTGCTTCGGCATGTACGGCCGGGTGTCGAGCAAGCTGCCCTACGACAACCCGTACTGGCGGCGCCGCCACCCCCGCGAGGCGGCCCGGGAGGCCCTCGCCGCACGCCGCCGGGCACGCCGGGCGGCGCTCGGCCCCGCACCGGACTCCGCCCCGGCGCCCGCGCTCACGCGGCCCCGCGACCGGGGTCAACGTGGAACTGCCCCGAGGGCCCGCCCGTGGTCCGGGCGGGCCCTCGGGGGACGCGGCCGGGTCACAGGGTGACCATGCGTACCAGGAAGAAGGCGGCGACGAGCAGACCGCCGACCGCGAGCAGGAACAGCCACAGGTGCGGATGCTCCCAGATGCCACCGTCCGGTCGTTCGCGGTGCGCCTCGGCCGTCGACCCTTCGGCGGCGGGGGTCTCACCGGGCGGGGAAAGCTGCTCGCTCCCGGCACCTGCCTCGTGCGGCCTCTTGAGGTTCATCAGCACTCCCTCCGGGCTCGGGACGATCGTCGTCCGATACGGAACAGAAGCCGTATGCGGGGACGCCTCACACCTGCTCTTCCACTCGGAGGGCGCGTCCGGATGCGTGTGCGGAGCGAGCCGCCGGACGGCTCGGCGTCCGGCCTTCCGGTTCCCTCACGGCCGGCGGATCACACGGACTCCGGTGCGGGCTCCTCCCTCGCCGTGGACGCGTCGTCGCCGGGGCGGCCGGCGGAGACCGTGATCCGCACGGCGTCGCCCAGACCGAAGGGGCGCAGGAGCTCCGGATCCGAACGCAGACCCCATCCCGGGCCGCACAGCAGAACATGACTGCGGGTCCGGGCACCGTGGATTCCCCAGCGGATGGCCGCGAGGTGCCGGGCGAGCGGGAGGTTCGCGGTGCTCCGGGACTGCGACCACAGGGCCACGGCGGCCGGGGCGACCCTCCGTACCGTGGCCTCCAGCGCTTCGACCGGCACCGAACCGCCCAGCATCAGGACGCGCAGTCCACGCTCCGCCAGTACGGCGGTGAGCACCTCCAGCGGAAGGGTGTGCAGTTCGCCCGGCAGGCACGCCAGCAGGACCTGGCGCGTGCCCGCGGCTCCGCTCTGGGCCGTGGCGCGGGCGTAGGTGTGGCGGAGGACCGTGGAGATGTGCCAGGACAGCAGGTGCTCCACTTCCACGTACCGGTCGTCGGAGGACTCCCACCTGCGTCCGACGTACCGAAGCGTCGGAACGAGGACCTCCTCCCACGCGGCCATCAGGCCGTACGCGTCCACCGTCGCAGTGATCTGCTCCTGTACGGCCTCGGCGTCCATGCGGACCGCCGCCTGCGCGAGTCCCCGGCACAGTCGGCGCGAGTCGGCGACCGGCGGGACATCCGCCGGGGCCGCGTCCACGAGGGAGAACGGCTCGCCGACCGTTGCGAGAGGGCGGGGACGCGGTGGGCCGGCCGGGGGCGCCCCAGCGGCCGGGGAGTGCCCGGCGCCGGTCCGGCCCGCCTGGGCCTTGGCGGCCCGGGCCGCCTCCGCGGGAGGGAGGCCCTCCGCGGTCAGGCGGCACATCTCCCGCACCATCGCGACGTCCTCGGCCGTCCATCGCCGGTGACGCCCCTCGACCCTGGTGGCAGGCCCGAGGCCGTAGCGGCGGTCCCAGGAACGCAGTGTGGTGGGAGAGATACCGAGCCTGCGCGCGAGCATCCCGGTCGTCATGCCGGCCCCGGTGCCGGGTTCCTCGTGCGCGTCCATCCTGTCGCCTCCGTAGCCGATGTCCCTTGCCTCGATGTCCACCGGGCCTCGGGGCACGGGAGGTATTCCCCGCCCGGCGTCTGGACGGATGCGATGCGGGCCATACGAGCCGTGCGGGCCATACGAGCCATGCGGGCCATGCGCCACGGCAGGTGCGGTGCGCGCGCCCGCCGTCCAAGGAGGGCTTCCCCGGAGCGCGGCGTGGAAGGGACGCCGGGAAAGCGGTCAGACAGCGGGTTCCATCACCCGGCGCAGCGAGTGCAGGGCCCGGCGGATGTGGCTCTTCACCGTGCCCATGGGCAGCCCCGTGAGCTCGGCGATCTGAGCCTGGGTCATGTCGCCGTACACGGCCATGCCCAGTACACGCCGCTGCACGGGCGTCAGACGCTGGAGCTTCTGCAGGACGAGGACGCGGTCGACGGCGGCCTGGCTCTCGTCGACGCCCCAGTACCGCACCGCCTCCTCCTGCTGCGCCGCGGACATGCTCTCGACGTCGGCCCGGCGCGCCCGCGCCGCATGCGCGTCCGCGATCGCGTGGCGCGTGATGCCGACGAGCCATCCGCCCAGCGCGCCGCGCTCCGGGCAGTACCGCTCACGTCCCCGCCAGGCGGCCAGAAAGACCTGCTGGGTGACGTCCTCGGCGTCCCGCTCATCGTTCAGCGAGCGCCGGGCGAGCGTGTGGACGAGGGAGCCCCACCGCCGGTACGCCAGGGCGATCGCCTGTTCGTCCCCGGCGTGGAACCGCCGGGCGAGTTCGGTGTCATCGGTCTCGTCGGGCGCCGGGAGCGGACCGCTCACCCTGGGGGGATCGGGGTGGCGCGGACGGGTGCGCTCCGCGCCGGCGCTCAGGTGTGTGTCGGGCCGTGCAGTGGCCATCGTGAGCTCCGAGGTCGAAGGAGTACGACACGACGACCGTCCGTCGAAACGATGCGGCGGGCAACGTGCAGCGTTAGCGCATCGAAATGCTCCACTCAAGCGCCCACGCGGCCGGTCCGCTCCTCCGGAGCGCCCGCGCACAGGCCTGCGACCGACGCAAGGCCTTCACACACACGTCTCGCCCCCCGCAAAAGAATCTGCATCCCCCGCCGCGGCACGCACCGAAGACCAGGTGCACTCACTCACAGGGAGTGGGCAGTTCGAAGGGACAGCCAGCCATGATCTCCCGGACCCCCGTTGCCGCAGCCGCTTCGGTCGGCGTGTGCGCGCTCGTGCTGTGCGGCGCCGGAACAGCGAACGCCGCCGACGACGACCAGGCCATGGTCTCCGTCTTCCACGCCGTTCCCGGCCTGAACGTCGACGTGTACGCCAACGGCGACGAACTGATTCCCGACTTCAAACCGGGCACCCTCACCGACCCGCAGCCCCTTCCCGCCGGCTCCTACGACCTGAAGGTCTTCGAGGCCGGGGCGGACCCGAAGGGCAAGCCCGCCATCCAGAAGACCGTCGAGGTTCCCGCGGGGGCCGACGCGACCGTCGTGGCCCACCTGAACGCCGACGGCGCGCCGCAGTTGGACGCCTACGTGAACGACACCTCCGAAGTGGCGGCCGGCCAGGCCCGGCTGACGGTCCGTCATGTCGCGGCGGCTCCGGCCGTCGATGTCAGGGCGGGCGGCACACCGGTCTTCAAGGATCTCGTCAACCCGAAGGAGGACACCGCCACCGTGGACGCCGGGACGGTCTCGGCGGACGTCGTGCTGGCCGGCACCGACGACGTCGCCATCGGTCCCGCCGACCTCGCTCTCAAGGAAGGCACCTCCAACATCGTCTACGCCTGGGGAAGCGCCGAGGACAAGAACCTCGCTCTGAAGGTGCAGACCCTGACCGGCATGCACTCCGCGCCCTCGGGCGTGAACGCCGGTTCGACCAACGACACCGACGCATGGCTGGCCTACGCCGCCGGAGCCGGCCTCCTCGGCCTCGCCAGCGCGCTCACCGCCCGCCGTGTGGTGTCCCGCGGCCGTGCCTGACACCCGAGCGGACCCGTGGCTCCGGCGGCGTCTCCAGACAGCGGTGACAGCCCTGCTGGCGGTGTCCGGAGCCACGGTGCTGGCACTGGCACCGTCCGGCGGCGAAAGCCTTCCGCCGACCGCGGACTTCGACGCGCGGGCCGCCGACTCGTCGCCCATGGCCCCGCCCGACCGCGCGGAGAACACCAGCACTCCGGCCGCGGCGGCCAACCTGGGCCCTGCCTCCGACCCGAGGCGGCTCGACATCGAGCGCGTCGGTCTCAGCGCCGCGGTCGAACCCGGGGGAGTGACCCCGGACGGCAGCGCCGAGATTCCCGAGGACCCGGAGAAGATCGGCTGGTACCGCTTCGGTCCCGCTCCGGGCGAACCGTCCGGTTCCGCCGTCATGGTGGGACACGTGGACTCCCGC
The DNA window shown above is from Streptomyces akebiae and carries:
- a CDS encoding DUF6480 family protein; protein product: MNLKRPHEAGAGSEQLSPPGETPAAEGSTAEAHRERPDGGIWEHPHLWLFLLAVGGLLVAAFFLVRMVTL
- a CDS encoding MerR family transcriptional regulator encodes the protein MPRGPVDIEARDIGYGGDRMDAHEEPGTGAGMTTGMLARRLGISPTTLRSWDRRYGLGPATRVEGRHRRWTAEDVAMVREMCRLTAEGLPPAEAARAAKAQAGRTGAGHSPAAGAPPAGPPRPRPLATVGEPFSLVDAAPADVPPVADSRRLCRGLAQAAVRMDAEAVQEQITATVDAYGLMAAWEEVLVPTLRYVGRRWESSDDRYVEVEHLLSWHISTVLRHTYARATAQSGAAGTRQVLLACLPGELHTLPLEVLTAVLAERGLRVLMLGGSVPVEALEATVRRVAPAAVALWSQSRSTANLPLARHLAAIRWGIHGARTRSHVLLCGPGWGLRSDPELLRPFGLGDAVRITVSAGRPGDDASTAREEPAPESV
- a CDS encoding RNA polymerase sigma factor; this encodes MATARPDTHLSAGAERTRPRHPDPPRVSGPLPAPDETDDTELARRFHAGDEQAIALAYRRWGSLVHTLARRSLNDERDAEDVTQQVFLAAWRGRERYCPERGALGGWLVGITRHAIADAHAARARRADVESMSAAQQEEAVRYWGVDESQAAVDRVLVLQKLQRLTPVQRRVLGMAVYGDMTQAQIAELTGLPMGTVKSHIRRALHSLRRVMEPAV
- a CDS encoding DUF4397 domain-containing protein, whose protein sequence is MISRTPVAAAASVGVCALVLCGAGTANAADDDQAMVSVFHAVPGLNVDVYANGDELIPDFKPGTLTDPQPLPAGSYDLKVFEAGADPKGKPAIQKTVEVPAGADATVVAHLNADGAPQLDAYVNDTSEVAAGQARLTVRHVAAAPAVDVRAGGTPVFKDLVNPKEDTATVDAGTVSADVVLAGTDDVAIGPADLALKEGTSNIVYAWGSAEDKNLALKVQTLTGMHSAPSGVNAGSTNDTDAWLAYAAGAGLLGLASALTARRVVSRGRA
- a CDS encoding class F sortase, producing MPDTRADPWLRRRLQTAVTALLAVSGATVLALAPSGGESLPPTADFDARAADSSPMAPPDRAENTSTPAAAANLGPASDPRRLDIERVGLSAAVEPGGVTPDGSAEIPEDPEKIGWYRFGPAPGEPSGSAVMVGHVDSRTGDLGAFAALFDVRAGDEVTVRRAAAPPVTYQVVARTQVDKDRLPASAFARTGEPVLTMITCAPPFDEDRGGYQRNLVVTAVPVTSTE